In Runella sp. SP2, the genomic window TACCGAAGTTGCCGACGCGAAAAGTCGGGTGACTCTTGCCCAACTGGAACAAGCTCCGCTTTTTGGTCGCCCCACGCTCTCGCTCAAAAACGCCCTCACCGCCGACGGCGCTTCAGGAATTATCTCCGAGTTTAAGCGCAAATCTCCTTCTAAAGGTATCATCAATGACCGCGTTCAGCCCGAAATCGTGACCCAAGGGTACGTGGCAGCGGGTGCGAATGGGTTGTCAGTACTGACCGATACCGATTTTTTCGGTGGAACGTTTGAGGATTTTGGCAAAGCACGCGCTGCCAATCCAACGACGCCCATGCTTCGCAAAGATTTTATGATTGACGAATATCAGTTATGGGAAGCCAAAGCCATCGGCGCCGATGTGATTTTGCTCATTGCGGCTTGTTTGACTCCTGACGAAATTAGCTATTTAGGACAAAAAGCCCACAGCCTCGGTTTGGAAGTACTGCTAGAGGTACACGACCGCGAGGAATTGGAGCAGAGCTTATGCGAGCACGTGGACATGGTGGGAGTAAATAACCGAAATCTTAAAACATTTGTCACATCAGTTGAAACATCGTTGGAATTAGCGCAACTTATTCCCGATGATTTCGTCAAAATATCCGAAAGTAGTCTCAAAGATGCCGATACAATCTTGCAGTTGCGAGCGGCTGGTTATCAAGGCTTTCTCATTGGAGAAACGTTTATGAAAACCGAAGACCCTGCCGCTGCCTTGCGCGGTTTGGTCGCTGAGATTACGTCAAAAACACAATTTGCTTAATAGCCGACGTAATAGTTAACCTTTTAATGGTGCCTGCGCACTTTTTGCCTTATGATGAAAATTAAAGTTTGTGGAATGCGTGACACGGCTAATTTGGCCGAATTGCTGGAGTTGAAACCTGATTTTATCGGATTTATTTTTTATGACAAATCACCTCGTTTCGTAGGGGAAAGCCTCGATGAGGAATTTATCAAAAATATCCCCAAGACCAGTAAAAAGGTAGGAGTTTTTGTCAACGCCAACCCTGACTTTATCCTTAGACAAGTAAAACGCTACGATTTACAATTTGTGCAGCTCCACGGAAACGAAACCCCCGACGCTTGCCGAACCCTCAAAAGCAGAGGTATCAACATCATCAAAGCATTTTCGATTGACGAATCGTTTAACTTCAACAGCCTCAATAATTACACCCCGCATTGTGAGTATTTCTTGTTCGATGCGAAGGGAGCACAACCAGGCGGAAACGGGGTAACGTTTGACTGGAATACGTTGAAACGTTACCAAAACGATAAACCTTTCTTCCTAAGCGGTGGTTTATCTTTAGAAAATATACAGCAAGTCGCAGAACTGGGCATCAAAATTTTTGGATTGGATGTCAATAGTAAATTTGAAATTGAACCTGCGTTTAAGGATATTGAAAAACTAAGACAACTCTTCGAGCTGGTTCGACCCGCCGAAGAAGAAATCGAACTTTAATAGCACGACAAATGGCAACAACGTCAGTAAGCTCACCCTTCCAAGTCAACGAACGCGGTTATTATGGCCAGTTTGGAGGGGCATACATTCCCGAAATGCTTTATCCAAACGTGGAAGAGCTTCGCGAAAACTACCTTCATATCATCGCTCAACCCGATTTTCAAGAAGAGTTTCAGGCACTTCTTCGCGATTACGTGGGGCGTCCTACTCCGCTGTATTTGGCCCAACGCCTTTCTGAAAAATACAACACAACTATTTATCTCAAACGGGAAGATTTATGCCACACAGGAGCGCACAAAGTAAATAATACGATTGGGCAAATTTTGTTGGCGCGTCGCTTGGGTAAGAAAAAGATTGTGGCCGAAACGGGTGCGGGGCAGCACGGCGTGGCAACGGCCACAGTCTGTGCATTGATGGGTATGGAGTGCATTGTGTATATGGGGGAAATTGACATTCAACGCCAAGCCCCAAACGTGGCTCGGATGAAAATGCTCGGCGCCGAAGTACGCCCAGCAACGAGTGGCTCTAAAACCCTCAAAGACGCGACCAACGAAGCCATGCGCCACTGGATTAACAATCCTACCGATACGCACTACATCATTGGTTCGGTCGTGGGGCCACACCCATATCCCGACATGGTAGCGCGTTTTCAATCGGTGATTTCGGAAGAAATTAAAAAACAGTTGCTAGAAAAAACGGGCAGCGAACTCCCCGACTACGTCATTGCTTGCGTAGGTGGAGGTTCCAACGCCGCAGGAGCATTTTATCATTTCTTAGACGATACTTCGGTACAATTGGTGGCGGCAGAAGCTGGCGGCCACGGTATTCAGTCGGGCTTGTCGGCCGCAACCACGTTTTTGGGTAAAATTGGGGTATTGCACGGTAGTAAAAGCATTCTGATGCAAACCGAAGACGGCCAAGTAGTTGAGCCTCATTCTATTTCAGCAGGTTTGGATTACCCAGGGATTGGGCCATTGCACGCGCATTTGCACGACAGCAAACGGGCGCAGTTCTACGCCATCACCGACGACGAATCAATTGTGTCGGCCATGGAACTTGCCAAATTAGAAGGTATTATTCCTGCCCTCGAAAGCTCACACGCTTTAGCGGTGCTTCCCTACCTAAAAGCAGCTTCCAACGAAACAGTAGTGATTAATCTCTCAGGTCGTGGCGACAAGGATTTGGCTACGTACATGAAGTATTTATAGAAAATGAAAGGGTAGTTGAATATGCGTTTTTCTCGATTTTCTCCTACCCTTTTCTTCCTCTCCGTTGCGGCATTTACCATCCTAATGCTCACGAAGGTAATTCCCTACCTAAGTTTTGAACCAGAAATAGACTTCTTGACGACCAAAACCGACCGAGTTTTGGCAAAAAAAGATTTCCAAGTGGGGTTCTACGTCCATATCCTAAGTAGTTGGTGGGTGATGGGAATCGGCCTGTTGCAATTCATTCCAAGTTTTGTAAAAAAATATCGCCGTTTGCACCAAACCCTTGGAAAAGTTTACGTATTTTCGATACTGTTTTTGGCCGCCCCATCGGGTTTTGTACTGGCACTGTACGCCAACGGCGGCTTGCCTGCCAAAGTAGGATTTTCGTTGCAATGCCTTGTATGGTGGCTAACTACCCTCGTCGCTTGGTATGAAATTCGTAAAAACCAGTGGCAAAGGCACGTAGAATGGATGATGCGCAGCTATGCCGTAACACTGGCCGCGATGAGTTTGAGGGTAGGAAGCTACGTAATGGTGTATTTTTTAAGTACCAAACCCATTGAAACATACCTGACGGTCACGTGGGCATCGTGGGTCGTTAATTTGATAATTGCAGAAGTTTTGATTTATAATAACCTTGGTAAGTACCTAATCCATAAAATTCGTTGATGCGCTTCTTTTTAAACAAAGCTTTTTTCCTGGGCTTCGCTGCTCTTACTTGGTATGGGTGTGCCCGCAATACCAACGAGAACTCAAAACCTACGGCCGTACCCGTCAAACTCGTGACGCACAAAGAAGCCGTGGATTCACTGCGAAAAGACACGACCGCCCCATTGAAAGCATTGATTGTTAGCCCACTTTCGGAGAAACAATTGGCAAGTTTTTTTGGAGAACATGATATTACGCCGTTGTTATTTATGACTGATGCCGAAGGCGGATATGCCAACCGTTTTGACGGTTTCTATGGTGCGGATCACTATCGAATTGAGTTTTATTTCTCTGAAGTTCGCCGCGATTCGTTGAACCCAACGGTCTATTATGTAAAAGGAAAAAATCGCTATAAAAAGAATATTACGCCTTTTGAAGGAACGCTGACGTTTGATAAGCTTGCGACCTTCAAAGACCCCAACCATAACGAAGAGCACTACGAAAGCGATGATTTTGCATTACGAGAAGCTTATTCG contains:
- the trpC gene encoding indole-3-glycerol phosphate synthase TrpC, whose protein sequence is MNILDKIVAHKRTEVADAKSRVTLAQLEQAPLFGRPTLSLKNALTADGASGIISEFKRKSPSKGIINDRVQPEIVTQGYVAAGANGLSVLTDTDFFGGTFEDFGKARAANPTTPMLRKDFMIDEYQLWEAKAIGADVILLIAACLTPDEISYLGQKAHSLGLEVLLEVHDREELEQSLCEHVDMVGVNNRNLKTFVTSVETSLELAQLIPDDFVKISESSLKDADTILQLRAAGYQGFLIGETFMKTEDPAAALRGLVAEITSKTQFA
- a CDS encoding DUF2306 domain-containing protein — protein: MRFSRFSPTLFFLSVAAFTILMLTKVIPYLSFEPEIDFLTTKTDRVLAKKDFQVGFYVHILSSWWVMGIGLLQFIPSFVKKYRRLHQTLGKVYVFSILFLAAPSGFVLALYANGGLPAKVGFSLQCLVWWLTTLVAWYEIRKNQWQRHVEWMMRSYAVTLAAMSLRVGSYVMVYFLSTKPIETYLTVTWASWVVNLIIAEVLIYNNLGKYLIHKIR
- the trpB gene encoding tryptophan synthase subunit beta, with translation MATTSVSSPFQVNERGYYGQFGGAYIPEMLYPNVEELRENYLHIIAQPDFQEEFQALLRDYVGRPTPLYLAQRLSEKYNTTIYLKREDLCHTGAHKVNNTIGQILLARRLGKKKIVAETGAGQHGVATATVCALMGMECIVYMGEIDIQRQAPNVARMKMLGAEVRPATSGSKTLKDATNEAMRHWINNPTDTHYIIGSVVGPHPYPDMVARFQSVISEEIKKQLLEKTGSELPDYVIACVGGGSNAAGAFYHFLDDTSVQLVAAEAGGHGIQSGLSAATTFLGKIGVLHGSKSILMQTEDGQVVEPHSISAGLDYPGIGPLHAHLHDSKRAQFYAITDDESIVSAMELAKLEGIIPALESSHALAVLPYLKAASNETVVINLSGRGDKDLATYMKYL
- a CDS encoding phosphoribosylanthranilate isomerase — encoded protein: MKIKVCGMRDTANLAELLELKPDFIGFIFYDKSPRFVGESLDEEFIKNIPKTSKKVGVFVNANPDFILRQVKRYDLQFVQLHGNETPDACRTLKSRGINIIKAFSIDESFNFNSLNNYTPHCEYFLFDAKGAQPGGNGVTFDWNTLKRYQNDKPFFLSGGLSLENIQQVAELGIKIFGLDVNSKFEIEPAFKDIEKLRQLFELVRPAEEEIEL